The Rosa chinensis cultivar Old Blush chromosome 7, RchiOBHm-V2, whole genome shotgun sequence DNA segment TCCGTAGCAACCAAAGTATTATCTGAAATTAATCTACCTGGAACAAAAGCACTCTATAACGGTGAAATAATGTGAGGCAGAATTGTCTTGAGTCTGTTGGCCAGGACCTTGGAAGCTACCTTGTACACCACGTTACATAACGCAATCGGTCTCAAATCAGAAGAAAGTTTCGGTTCCTTGATCTTCGGTATAAGAGTAAGATGTGTAAAGTTTGATTCCTAGGAGATATTACCTGTAGTCAACACTTCTCTAACTGCACAACAGACATCATGTCCAACCACGTTCcaaaatttttggaagaaaCATGGGGACATCcctgttgagtcacaaattacttacgcaattgtgccccataattatgaaaattgatttgtcttccatgctattttaccttttttaatccatttccttttatttgtaggaaaccttgcattgagaataaaatgactatttgaggcttgaaatgtggagatttgaagctaggggaagaagacacggagattggaagaaaattgcaaatcgacttttccggcgatttttccggcgacttttccggcaaacttttctcgcgagccgccactcatggagggtcttttctccagcaaaggaggaccatggtggtgagaatctcccatcacttgaaattcaaatatctccctacaccttgtccttttatcaccttgccaatttgggaccatttgggggacaatggtgtaagagcatctcttgtacacttggggaccaaagatgacacacctagctgatcaaaaagaggccaaagaccaattattcagaattcttgactccattcaatcatcttcatcctatccaagatccatttttctctctagagaagacaccaccatttccaccactaaaaccaccatctccacctctaaaacctccatttccaccactacaaccttcatttcctccaccattcaacaccacaactcatcttagagatcccaaatttcactattcttaccaatatcaagagcttggagcaaggagaaggaggtgactaccaccacatcatgttcttggagacccatctccaccacctcttccggcatcatcaatagtcaccctttactctctatctctttatgtatttgatgtttaatagaatgttgaagcttgtgtatctagctatgtgtgagtagtgaactagttggggctagggttgaaagccctagccaaacttgcttggattgatgcttttgtttataaattgatgaaaattcatgttgtcattcccacatgctaagtcaatagttgaatgcattacttagacctaatcaatttgagttatgtgtttgccatgacatgaagtttttcctagagattgattacctctaggcaaaaagggagcatgaaagcacaccatgtgtgcatgtgagggtagtgagctaaaatcacctagagataggattggtttgcttgcttggttacctaaactctaagctttatgcatttaggggcaaatgattgagacctatccggtaattgaatttgtctctaggtagttagctctagacttatccggttagagttaataaaatgaaaggggtttaagccttagtagtcctatccggatgctaagagggtagttggacaattagctttgcatcattcatattcaattgctttaatgcttgcaagggaggcaaaaggtgaaacccgatgccctaactcccatccatttgataacaacttgttttgtttaggttagtttatattacttgctttcattgtttcaatttgaatagaaaccaatctcaaaatcaaaatcaaatctctacacaccatcttgcacatactcaccatgaactttggttcacttgtgagcctttgtttgtgattgtacatttgcatattcttctagtttttccttaggttttccctagctaggaaatgatttaccaatccttgtgggttcgacatccttacttaatcccctattctataacttgtacctcttgcacttgagggtggctttaatgctaacaatcCCATCAGGACCTGGTGATTTTGAGGGATGCATTTGAAACAACGCCTTCTTGATCTCATCATCAGAGTATGGGGCTATAAGACTGGAGTTCATCTCTGCCGATACTTTGGGTTACAAGCAATCCAACACAACTTTAAGTGTTGCTGGTTCCGATGTATCTGCCCGAAATATAGATTCATAGTAATGGATCAATATCTCCGAGACCTCTCCTGATGTAGAAGTCCAGTGCCCCGATGCATTAGTGAGACCCTTAATACGGTTTATGCATCTGCAATTCGAAGCCCGTCGATAAAAAAACTAGTATTACGGTCCCCTTCCTTTAACCATTGAATCCTGGAACGTTGTTTCCAATAAGTTTCTTTAGCAGTAAGTAATTCATTCAACCTGAATTGGAGAGCTCTTTGCTCGTCAAAATGACCCGACTCAAAATTCTTCCTCATCAAGTCATCTAACTTGCCTTGAATCAATCTCATCTCTGTCTGTCTCTGGTGGTAGACTCCAGAATGCCATTTCACGAATAGTTGTCCCGTGTGCTTGAACTTCCTACCAACTTGTAGTATGGGATCCCCAATAGTTGGGAGCATCCAACCCTGTTCAACAATGTTCGTACAATCTGCATGAGCCAACCACATCTCCTCAAAACGAAAAGCCTTAGGGTTTCGGTTCGATAAGGCTGGTTCAGGATTCACCTCGATCAAGATAGGGCAGTGATCAGATTGACTGAGAGGGAGGGTGATAACTCGGGAGAAAGGATAGAGGTCTCTCCATTGCACTGTTTGGCAGGCCCGATCAAGTCTCTCCTTAGTGAAACAATTAGACCACGTAAAATGTGATCCAACAAACCCCATATCGATCAAATCACTATCAAGCAGTGCTTGTCTAAATCTAAATATTTGTGCTACAGGCATAGGAGGACCTCCTGACTTATCTGCATGACATAGTATTTCATTGAAATCGCCGGCAACCAACCAAGGCAGATGGGACTGAGAAGCTAACAACCGGAGGAGATTCCATGTGATGTCCCGATTCGCTGTAGTAGCCACTCCATAAATACAAGTGAATCGAAAGACTCTTGTAGAACCTACAACACCGACCTCAGCATCAATATGGTTGGCTGAAGAGGTTCTGAAACGGACCGAGATCTCATTGCGCCAGAAGAGAGCTAGGCCACTACAATCATCCTCCTTAGGGGCACAAACGAAACCATCAAAGCCTATTCCGTGTTGAACTGCCGTCAACAGATCCGGAGAAGCCAATGTTTCGGAGAGGAAGATAAGACTAGGGTTTTGTTGTCGAACAATACTGACAAGAGCATCTTGTGTTGCTGTGTTGTTAAGGCCCCTACAGTTCCAAGCCAGAACTTTGAAGCGTTGCTAGGGATGGGAGGGTTGCTCTCCTAGGTCATATTAGAGTACTACTTCCGGAGGAGGAGATGTACGATAGTTTCgaaagattttattttatttctagagttccataaaaaaaaaaaaccaaagaataagaaaaaaaaattcttaaacAAAACAGACTTGTGTGGTATTTGGTAAAAGAAAGATATCATAAATAATTACATATAGGAACACAAGACTGACAGGAATTCACAAGGGAAGCCCTCTTTTAAGACATGTGGTATGACTTCATAGAGGAGACCACCATTGTACTCTTGTACTTCATTATTCAGGAAATAATGATAATTAACATAGCAAAACCAAACTCCATAACCAATAATCCATACTTCAAGTTCTATAGGCATCCATAAATAGACTTCAAAATAACAAAAGAATGAGAATTAATCAGATATATCAAGTACCTAGCCAAAAGAGAAGATTTAAACTTTTAAAGAATCCAACACAAACAGGTATTGAACAAGTGAGGCCCAATGTCAAAATAGTGAATCCCTTTGAAATCCCAGTTCACCTTCGGAATTTCGTCAATGTCTCTGCCACTTTCTCAATCCCGGGATTGAGTTGTTTTGGGAAGGGCCCTTCCCACATTTAAAAAGAGAGAATTAACAAGATTAGAAAAGAAGACGGCCCCTTGATTGTGAGAACGCAATAGAAATGTACATGAGGAGTTGACGACGATGTGGCAAGAGTGGTTGGCCACCCAAGCAGAGGTACCCCTAACATCGTCTATGGCTGTAGATATAGTTCATTGTTAGTTCATCTTCTACGTACTGTTTTTGATCtaggagagaaaaagaaagacgtCAAAATCTCACGTCTAGAGGCCGGATTTCTGATAGGGTTTGATATTTATACCAAGCACTCTAGAATCCTTCACAATCCATCATCTAATAGAATCCTTAACAGTCATTGGAGTTTTGAATACTGTTCATTGAATACCACAAGATTTTAAAAAGACTTTTTAAAATCCGAATTGAATACCTATAGACttttaaaatccaaaacaatcTAATAGACTCTtgattgaatacaccccctaaGTTGGCAAAGTACCATGCATGACAGGATCCACCCTGGATTTCACctcgaaatccgaagtggccctgcggggcccactttagaagaaattctaccaaaaatttggcgaaacttcccctaaaagtaggctacccaaaacttgtaggaaaacatttacacttctaaaacaTCCATcattattctcctggagccacctgctctccaaatcacaactccaatttcacatATAGTTGTCTCCACTCCAATACAATATTGATCCCACagattatcagagcaatactaaccCACTAGGTAAcaacgaaaacagaaataaaatgagtACGCGAaagcaatgctgttggctatgcctcgactccatgtacgcccgacctcaattaacctagcctgcaaactgggcatttgaaaccgaagggcgtaggggaaaagtattgaaaaacacgttagtgtgagtggacaaaaataaacaactagataaataatttaaaagaagtAAAGTTGTAATACTTTCctgcatttatttaaatttataaaacctcgatgcatgcagcgtttataaaacatatttctttaaaccaGAAAACTGGAAACTGTAACTCAAACCTGCTGAGTATCTTATCATCGAACTAGACCACGCTAGCCCAGAAGTAATATAAAAGTAGAGGAAgaagatagccatacgaatgagcctcccaggctcgggtgatagcctcccaggctaaagtactcccatatactcccgttatatacccacacgccactaagtgtagcgattaggatactgggcttcagcattactgtcacaaagacagtaaccagcgccacaaacgtagacgggcttcggtgatcccatcacctcgccacaaaggcggaagatcaatgctagcaatgataatagtaacccaaagtatggcaaaagaaaatccgaaaaccacataaatccataaagcttcccccaaATTCTCACAGTAAGGTGAAATATcatcgacgtgtcccacacgccaaaagtatCTCAAAGTCAATAGCAGAACGGCGagatcaaacaaaatcataattcTCAAACCGAAATCATtactaaggcattcccaatgccaaaaccaaagatCGAATAATTAAATATGAagactaactccatcgaaatctcatttcgaaaatctcttaaaagtctcaaatcgacgaatataaatattaaaaaaatagtataattccggaaatcacatcggaaataaataattcgtcaaataggattataaatcataaccaacttCGGAAACAAATCACTATCGAAAGCAATTATATGACATAAAGTGAAATCAATCTCTGAAATTAAATCATATGCTCGAAATGtattatgataattaaatagagcatactttaataaataaatgcatgcatcatttacttaaaaacaaaagtccactcacagtatacagCTAACGTGGAATcctaaggatcctcgtcgagcgatgaGTCGGTACCTCATtctgtacacaattattcgtacataaataattaccggacggaaaaaataattttacgataatcaataattaaatctcaaaacccataacctcaacttctccaatcctcttccacatccaaccaaacttcaccaacactgcccactcgtcgatttcagactatataacaactatggaggaaatccgacaatcggattcacgattaacattaaccgaaatccaaatctttagaaatttataaccgatttaaaactccaccaatcctcaccaaacttcatatataagctctatgataattataacatttaactagccagaaattgaaattaaaaagctaccctagccgccgctaccgccgccactgccaccaactccaatggccaccaaaatttggcaattGCACCTTCTtaacacacccattaattctttcaactgtgaccaagttagaaaatgagcggaagtacctcaacaattaaggggaAGGTTGAACCCGAATCGTGAATACTAACCTCCAACTTCAAaccgtcgattcttcctccacgcttcaaatCTCCGCAAAAGCTTCGGGGAGCATCATCTACGTCCCAAGGCGCTTCCAATGGACTAAGGTTTATTgctggaggtggccggaattggaAGATATCAGCCGGTGAAGGGAGGTGATTTCCAGCTCGAGCTGTGCAGCTTCTCAGCCTTACAGCGCCCTCCACAGTTCAATTTTCACCCCGATGTCTTCTGAGAATTTATAGACGACGTCAAGGTGAGAAAAATTGCTTTTTGGAATCAAGTCGATTGGAGGCCTGTGGAGGAAGATATGGCCGGACAAAGGAGACCCCAGAAAAAAAAACGTGAAGGGGAATGGAGAGGAGAAAggagagctcggtaagtttctagaaaaatatggaaacttaccacagtacttTCTCTATATATAGCAAGTTACTATAAATAGTAATTTTTGTATTTGAACCATAaattttgcatacgaactccgatttaagcgtACCACATATGTGCagactcggtttaatgtcctctacaacttttgtgaagaaaattttctcaaattttgacccgaacaaaaagtcaacttttagggccactaaaagtattcaacaaagtaaaaagtgaaagtaatcgtcatttaccgtccaaatgactagtaaaatggtaaattgaggtacgggacgttacaatgcAGCACTTCATCTATTTCGAGACAAATATACTTACAGTAAAACATAGCAGGGCCTCTGCAACTCATTCCTCAGTATATTACGTATATTAATTAGATAAAATTCCCATGCATATTTAACTTGCATATCTGTTATGCACTTAACAAGAAATTACTTTAGGGTATTTCTTTCACTCTCtttttcacaaatcacaattacttTAAATTTAGCCTTTAAAGCCTTCTTTCTTGGTCTTGAATTCCATATAAGAGAAGCAAAATCAACAGCATTATGTAATTAAGGTATGAATAATTATCATTGTATAAACAGcatttaggatttttttttcttcaattgctTCACTAATTTGGAGATCGAAGGAGATGCACATAATGTGTTTGTGGCATTAAATTCCAACCTTGAAGACCTCAGTCCAGATGGAGCTCCATTTGATGAAGCTAAGgtacttttgagtttgtttCAGTCTTGTAGTTGGGGTTATATCCCTAGAAAGTGTAATAAAGCTGCCCATAGTGTAGCAAGGGCAGCTCTTTCCATTCCTTTTCCTACATATTGGTGACAAATGGCTCCGGAGTGGCTCTTACCAATCCTAGTTGATGAAGTCTAGTACTTGAGATTTAGTTAGAGTGTGGTACTCTTCTCAATCGGTTTGTGGTGGGTTTAATGAGGCCACTATATACTCCTTGATGtaatttgttttttgattaatgaattcttttgataaaaaaaaataaaaaaaaataaactaataaaTGCCATTAATTGATGACAACGAATTGTttgaaaaaaggaaaaggaaaaagaaaaaacaaacaaattgttCGAGAAGAGATAACCAAAGCAACTCAGCAAGATGACCTTTGTCTAATCTTAAGTGCACGAGGCTAATGCAAAGAAAACGTCTTCAACATTCTTGTTCGTCTTTGCACTGGtttccaagaacatgatgtcgCACACATCCGCAAGAGTTTGACCTCTAGCTCTTGATACAGCCCTTTTGCTCTCATCATCCATGTCCGCCTTGTTCCCCACCAGTACCTTCTTCACATTGTTAGAAGAAGAATGTATGTTTTTCCGAATCCAGTCTCTAACGTGCAGAAATGATGACTCATTCGTAACATCATACACCAACAAAATACCATCAGCTGCCTCGTAGCAAGCTCTTGTGATTTTTTTGAATAATCGTTCCTGACTGTTTGTGTCACAGATTTGCAGTTTGACCCATTCGTTGTCCATCTCGATGGTCTTCACACTAAGGTCTGTCCCTATAGGT contains these protein-coding regions:
- the LOC112180279 gene encoding ras-related protein RAB1BV, with product MAAPPYDHFKKLLVLGDSGVGKTSLLLRFSDIPIGTDLSVKTIEMDNEWVKLQICDTNSQERLFKKITRACYEAADGILLVYDVTNESSFLHVRDWIRKNIHSSSNNVKKVLVGNKADMDDESKRAVSRARGQTLADVCDIMFLETSAKTNKNVEDVFFALASCT